ATCCCAGCAGGTGATGAGATGCTGaatgagaacagtgagaggagtcttcaggaggaaggacctgagcaaatggctccatgtggggtgttagtggaaagatctgaagggcatgtttctcagagtcctgagcaaggagagacttgTGACAGTCAGCGTAGTCTACAAagacagcagggaaaccatccaggagcaggacaggataaatccagtcacaggagcagaaggttgaaaacaaacacaaaaactgttcaaaagaaaatcccccatcaacattcaCCTTGTTCTTCCAGTGACTGTGCAACTCttattaaacatgaaagagcccactcagaagagaaacccttcagctgctctgactgtgggaaaagcttcagtcggagatcacaccttgttagacataggagagttcacacgggagaaaaacccttcagctgccctgactgtgggaaaagcttcaggcacaggtcaaaccttgttagacataggagaacccacacaggagagaaacctttcagctgctctgactgtgggaaaagcttcagtcagtgtTCACACCTTGTCCtccataggagagtccacacaagagagaaacccttcagctgctctgactgtgggaaaagcttcagtcagaactcaacccttgttatccataggagagtccacacaggagagaaacccttcagctgctctgactgtaggAAAAGCTTCAGGCACAGTTCACACCTTGTTAAACATAGGataacccacacaggagagaaacctttcagctgctctgactgtgggaaaagcttcagtcgatGGTCACAGCTTAttagccataggagagcccacacagaagagaaacccttcagctgctctgactgtggggaaagATTCAGTCAGACCTCagcccttgttatccataggagagcccacacaagagagaaacccttcagctgctctgactgtgggaaaagcttcagtcagaactcaacccttgttatccataggagagcccacacaggagagaaacccttcagctgctctgactgtgggaaaagctttagtcaGTCCTCAACCCTTGTTCTCCATAGGAgagctcacacaggagagaaacccttcagttgctctgactgtgggaaaagctttagtcaGTCCTCAACCCTTGttagccataggagagcccacacaggagagaaacccttcagctgctctgactgtgggaaaagcttcagtcagaggtcaaaccttgttatccataggagagtccacacaggagagaaacccttcagctgctctgactgtgggaaaagcttcagtcggcagtcataccttgttacccataggagagcccacacaggagagagacccttcagctgctctgactgtgggaaaagattcaatgaccggtcacagcttgttatccataggagagttcacacaggagagaaacccttcggttgctctgactgtgggaaaagcttcagtcggcggtcataccttgttatccataggagagcccacacaggagagaaacccttcagctgctctgactgtgggaaaagcttcagtcagacctcAGCCCTTGTTGTCCATAGGAgggcccacacaggggagaaacccttcagctgctctgattgtgggaaaagcttcagtcagacctcaacccttgttagacataggaaaacccaTGCAGAAGAAGCTATTCACCTGTTCTCACTGTAGGAAATGCTGCAGTCagaagtcacaccttgttatccatgagAACTCTAACAGAAGAGAAATCCTTTAACTGCTCTGACTTTGGGAAATGCTATAGTGAGAGTTCAAGTCTTGTTGCATATAGTTGAACCCACATAGGTGAGAAACCATATAGTGGTGGTGAGCAAAATTTTTCTCTGTTGACAGAATGCAGCCTACCTAAGGCTTTGATCCTGTTCAcaaggcagtgccaggccccacctccaaatGAAGATGTACTGAGGGGGAAAGAGTTTAGCCCAACCCCCTTTTCATGCTTTTTAACCactagagaggaggcagcgctAGGCTGAGTCTTTGCTATACAACCTGAGGCCGGCACTAGAGGCACTGCTGGCACTGCACTGCTGGCCTCAAGGGCCGCATGGCCATGTCAGGTgtgcctctggggctggtcctgggctgcatggctgcagcagcaacaCCTCTAGCCCTGGACTGAATGggtgcagtagtggtgcctctggTGTGCGGGGCTGGCCCTagtctgtgtggctgctgctgcagcagcagagcctcccTCCAGGGTGACCAGGACAGTGTGACTGGagatgttgctgcaagggggcccaAAGCCAGGTAATATTTGCTGACCTTCCCAGACACTTCCTCCCAATCACCTCAATTCCTTTTccgccagcacccccagcttacactgacaccctccttttttctttttcttgcaccctttctcctggccacacattgcatcttccccctggccagacacctgcctgcttctgcatcccagatccttcctcaagaccccaaccctttcttgaggccccatcacattattggattttaatgtgaGCATACAGATAACTGCTGTGATCACGGGgaactgtttgccccaaatttggtacaaagtgggccgtttgaggtgtcaaacgaaagctgATATTGTGCTGATTCTGTGTATGGTATTTGtgtacttgtttggagtttgtatgGGGAGTTATGGCTATGGGCTCTGTTGATGCTGTGTAtggacagccccccaattgccccctctccccagatggcagcctgcggcaagtgcagcctgtctgatggccgagtgctgtgatgtgcccagtgtgggtactccgggcaatccaagccaggactgctttgcaagcgggacacccctgagaactgtctgtctggggtggaggtcgggaccctttaagcacacccctcggctagcctgagacagcatcttcacggtctaagtcctcctctgatgccctgctggcactgcttccggccatccttaagcctggttcagggtccacttaatgtggacattctagtttgaattatcaaaacgctaattcaaactagttttttagttgagatctgttagttcgaattagcttagttcgaattaactaatttgaactaagttagttcgaattaacgtagtgtagacgtacccttttaaattaactaaaatatttatgtccaatacatacTGTGGAGGTAGGCCTCACTAGCCTGGCCAAAGACTGAACTGTACGCAGTGTATCCTGCGTCAGAAGTGAACTTCCTTAGCAAGTTGAGCAGGAAACCACAAtgctgttaaacaaacaaacaaaaaatcgcaCTGCTTGCACTTTATCGGGTCAAGCAGATGTTACCATCTAAGAGTAAAGTGCCTTACTTCCTTTTTTCTCTGTAAATTTCCACTGTGACTTTGTAAGAAGGTATAAATATCTCAGATGTTTGAGTATGAGGAGAGGCTTGTATCGGTAAGGGGTAACTCCCTGCCATCTGCAACACCACCACCCCCAGCTGGGATATCAAAATGGTTTTGTCTGATCTGAACCGTAAACCTAGGGTGTGTTTATTCCACGACAATTCTGATGCCGTGACTCAGATCCACACATCCTGCTTTTCGTTCGGGAAAAACCATGGGCCACTCCCTACCTAACTCCAGGCACCACAAGCAAGGTGAGGGGCCTTTTAAATCCCTTCTTTGAGAATCAGTAGAGGGCTTCTGGTTGGCTTCAGGTGCTTGGTGGAATTGCTGGATCCGAACCTTTAAACTCAGGTCAGTACAAAATCAGTGTgcctgcttaaaaaaaacccacagttctgtcaggagtttggaaataagaaagttctgatgggAGAGTCTGGTATATAAGTCCAGTTGTTAAATCATGCGTTTTTTGAGTGTGTGAATGTATCTGACTGGGGCATCCGTCAGCCACAATTGTAGACAGTTGTGAAAGCAACGTGGCTTCCTTACCTTTGCTGTTTTCCCCATCTACTATAGCTGTTCTGTAAATGTACTTCTTTGTGCTTTCCTTTACCCTCCTCCTTGACTATTGTCAAGTGTTATGCACACTTGGCCCCTTCTGATGAAGTTACCTATAAAAATGCCTTTGCTGATCAATCAGCAAAGAATGCAGCCCTTTCTGGCCCTCAGGCTCCTAAACATGTTCTTGTCTGCCCTTCTGTAGCCCAGCCAATGTAGGCGTCCCTCACAGAACTGACTGGGCTACAAGGTAAGGCACCTGAGACTGAAAAAGCAGACTGGCTGCGGCGGGGCTTCTTGTTGCACCCCAACTCGCTCCGGCCACCTGGTTGTGCCTCAAACCCTCCTACTCTACCTTTGTGCGTGTGCCCCACTCGGTGGCCCACATGAACACAGGGGGGATGATTGCCACGGTGCAGCAGGATTGGTTCACCCCACATTTCCTTGCTGTGGTGGCACAGTACTGCAGTACTTTCTCTATCTGTTTAGCTCATAACATTGGACAAAGGGTAAAAACTAAAATTGCAGCACACCCCTCACTGTGGGGACCCTttgtgaatttacaaatggatttTGTATAAATGCCTAAATCTTGTGGATATGAGTACATTCTTGTAATCATTAATATGTTTTCGGGATGGTTAGAAGCTTATCCTTATAAACATGCTGATGCTACTATGGTTGCCAAGAAACTCTTCAGAGAATTAATCCCCCAGTTCGGAGTGCCTCTTTCTTTAGACAGTAACCGGGGAACTCATTTCACAGGACAAGTAGTTCAAAAGGTATGTGCTGCTCTAGGAATCCAACAGCATTTACACTGTGCATACCATCCACAGTCCAGTGGAGCGGTAGAAAGAAAAAACTCTGACCTAAAGACCAAATTAGCTAAAATCTGTGAGGACTCTGACCTTAATTGGCCAGATGCATTACCTTTGACCTTATTGTATATCGGGGTACAGGGAATTGGAAACGTGCTATCTCCCCACAAAATTTTAACCAGTAGACCTATGAGATTATTACACACCCCGCTTAGAGCACCGCATTAATTTGATCTACATATAATAGATGATGTTATGTTAAGTTACTGTAAAGCCTTAATGAAATGTGTAGGGTCTATTCACACTCATGCCAAGGAAGCCCTTCTTGAACTTGTATCGGAGCCGTGTCATCCTTTAGAGCCTGGAGACTGGCTCTGCATCAAGGCACACCAGCAGAAAAATGCCCTCCAACCTTGCTGGAAAGGGCCTTACAAAGTCCCACTCACACTGCTGTAAAATGTGAAGGACTCCAGAGCTGGGTACACACATCGCACTGCAAAAAGGTACCTCCTCCAGCTGATCTACATCCGTTCTCAGCTACTGCACCTCCAGTTGCAGCAGAATGAGTTACACATTCTACAGAAACAGAGTCTCCACGATATAACTTACAATCACGAAGGAAAGAGGACTTAATAATCCTCACGACTGAATTGTTTGGTACAAGATTTGTCGTTTTCATGATTCTGGGAGTTATTGGAGTTtattggatatatatatatatatatatatatatatatatattccacacgcagggccaggtaggcaggcagagcttcagagtctgaatgcgtggatgagacaatggtgtagggaagaggggtttggatttattaggaactggggacacttttgggagagggggagcctatacaggaaggatgggctccatctaaaccagggtggaagcagactactggcactaaacattaaaaagaccgtagagcagtttttaaactaggagatgggggaaagccgattggtgcggagatgcatgtaaatcggatggagactactcttagaggagaatccattgatagagattctctaagctgtagtcagaaagaaaggaggggagaggacaaaccatgggccagagtagacaaacaactgcatataaaggaatccaatgcatcagagaagggcagacaaataagcagtggcaaatttttaaagtgctgctacacaaatgctaggagtctgactaataagatgggtgaactagagtaccttgtattaaaggaggagattgacataataggcatcactgaaacctggtggaatgaggaaaatctgtgggggacaatcatactgggatataaaatatatcagaaggctagagcaggccgggtgggtggtggagtcaCACTGTATGTGAAATATGGGGATaattcagtcttcacggctgtgGGCGAtaggaagattcccaaatctgtaccgtactttgtgggtgatgaatctgagggactgtcccggattgaagtgtcatcagaggaggttttggaacaaatagaaaaacttaatgttaacaaatctccgggattagatggcattcatccaagggttctaaaagaactcaaataggaaattgctgaactattatctgtggtttgtaacctatcctttaaatcggtttccgtacctgatgactggaaggtagctactgtgacaccaatatttaaaaagggctctagaggtgatcctggcaattacagaccgataagtctaacttcagtaccgggcgaattagtcaaaacaatagtaaagaataaaatagtaaagaataaaattggggcacgtagaagaacataatttgggcaaaagtcaacatggtttctgtaaagggaaatcatgtcttagtaatctattagagttctttggaggggttaacaaacatgcagacaagggggatccagtagatatagtaaacaggcagtccccgggttacgtacaagatagggactgtaggtttgttcttaagttgaatctgtatgtaagtcggaactggcgtcagccgctgctgaaactgatcagtttcaacagcgactgaatctggacgccagttctgacttacatacggattcaacttaagaaacccaggcgtccccaagtcagctgctgctgaaactgatcagcggctgattccaggaagcccggggcacagcacAGCTAGGGATGTTATCCACCCAAAGAGTTTCCCAGCTTCTCCATGTCCTCAAATCCCatcaggcaaactgccccatgggcttcacccgcaccatgctcagggcctggggattttctgtcagaCCAAATAATtaccccccactgctctggagtctctgcctctcatgggccttctcatcctcaggctccgctttgtctccagacagacacagacactgctctgctacagccacctccctctagctgtcactcctgggccttctagacCCTTGCTTCTGACTTTGGATACCTGGGCTTTTAGCACTCAGATCTTCACCTAACACCAGTGATGAGTAGGATGGGGTCTGAACAGTTTTTGTAGACAGAGACagccactaagggtacgtctagactaccgcgttttgtagTCTGCAAGTGCAGAATTCCCCTTGATAAGCGCGAGAGGCTCCGACCGGCCTGGTCTGAATCGGGCTGGATGGCCCcactgctggagtgtcagagccaGACACTAGAGTTACAGGCATGTTACAGAGAGGTCCTGTCACAAGCTCCCTGTCACTCCCATCATGCAACAAGGGCAGGTCCAGCCTCTTCTGTAAAAGCCGCTCTGGAAATTATATAAAAGTGACtgtggtgggatttgaacccaaaaCCTTTGAATAATTGGGTGGGTTCATTCCAAGCACCGCTGCTTAGATAGCTAACATGCTTACCATTGTACCACAGAGCCCCAAAGTTCAGCTAGCTCCTCATCCTCTCCCTCTGCTTTGCAACAGGGCAATTGCTGGGGtagaagaaagggaaaagctgagccagaggaacacacactcagacccccccatacccagtctcctgcccagagcctcagctgtGGCTTAACCCTGGTTCCAGAGacaagaggccaatgcaaacagccccatggcagcaagTGAGTCAGCACATCGGTGGGTGcggaagggagctgggggcagatcttGGCTCTAACTCACTGAGTGACCTTGGCCTgttcagtgaatctctccctggctctatggccccacaggagggcctcTGGCCTAACAATGTAGCACCCTGAGCAACCTCTGATGCTCCCTGCTTGaggcccagaaccagccctgagtgaggggggcagggagagtagcTCACACAttccaaggggctggccaggggcaggacatgagcctgcaaggcagcagtgggtgtatggagctgggggcagagctgggctctaactcactaggggtgcatcccattgctcaaaataagcaatgcaattgtgtagcttattttgagtcaattttgaaatagcttattttgtaatttggcgcttgctacacagcacttattttcaaataaatcgctattccaaaacgccCCTCGCTCCTCGtgccatgaggtttgcagggatgtcggaatagcgagcccattatagtttgaaacaaggggcttgctcttaagacgcgtctgtgtgatatgagcaccacgtcctaaacatccgagctagccggcccacaggtgtcagtcccacaagtggccctttcagaaaggcgccttgggcagccccagagatgttgtgggctctggaacaaggagggctgggcaggagcaggtttTGCAGGTAGGGGagtttagctgctttctcatttccagggcgcagcttttacagaacaggcaatccttagggtgaaactgggttggcttgagtccagacagttcccagcagaccccagtgaggatggagggaagggctggatcttgcggttggggctgggagttgttctgaaaggcttcaggtgccattagatcattttatccctccctgtctcctaccagtgctgagcaacactcaggtaTCACATATGACATCACAATGCCCCGATGCACATGGCTTGACACcccctcctggagcagcagcGGGCTGGGAGGGCGGCGTGCTGGGATGGAACAGGCTGTCAAGCCTCTTTGGCTCCTGCCATCTGctgctacatggcaccaaattttggaaaaccctgtTCTCTGGACACGTCCCTTCTACCTCGTAGAAAGAGTGTCCTCTTCAGTCTGGACGTGGCACTGAAAGAAGTAGAAGGGGATTgacaggggatggggagagtgtCTCAGGGGTTTTTTGCTCTGGTTAaaggtgtggccaaaacacaggccttgtTATGAGCAgaatttgaacctgcgcagggaaaccctattggatttctagtccaacaccttaaccactcagccatcacagctgtGAGCTCAGCAGTGCCTGGGCACCAGCAAACAAAAGATCTGAGGGCCACATAGTCGTTCCCTTCGGTGGggccctgttagtctgtagctgtgaCAGgtgaaaaaccaacaaatggtcctaGAATGAGAGAATCCTGCCTTGTGTCCGTGTTCGCTGTCCCAGAGAGCGGACCCATGGCCAAGCTGGCCAAGGTACCTGCCAGGaatgggggaggtgagggaggcagcccccagtggtgcctggccaatgtgtctgctcctcccaccatccctccttatgtagctggagtcggcttcctGCAGTTGAGCTTGGCCATGGcctcacagcaggaagccaaaggcagCAAGAGCAGATTTCTGGCCGCTAGTCAGGTGCTCTCTGGTCTTAGttggactcactaaatcgaactccagaaggtTGACCgcagcccttcctccccagctgggtgtggttcttgttcttctgcacagcccagcccacGGAGAGCAATGACCTGCCCATGGGCATCTaaatcacacccttgttgaattGCTGGAAATGCAAACTAGACACACAGCGGGTTTGAGCTGGTTCCAGCTGAGGAAcaggtttgcctggtttatgtgtaTTGGTGCCAGAAAACATTAATGGTTTGTATTCATTTAAAGAGTCCACATACAACAGAATTCCAGGAGGCAATAGAACTGGAGAGGTAAATGTTTATTGAAGGAAGATTTCCtaagggggcacttggatttgaaccaaggaccacttgatctgcagtcaaacactctgccactgagctactCCCCCACACAAAACACATACCTGCAGCCCGTGTTGGGCACTGGGCAGGGAACACaaggcttttgtgtaacacacatctcaggtgggatggaccctcactgagcccagactgtgaTGGACCCTAACGAGGAATTTGTCCTGaacacagcagagctggggcaggacagaggttctgtctacacagaaaagttattttggaatatggcCATTTAGAATAACAATGCCAAAGTCTGTGCAGCAATTCTGTTAATGTGAAATAATCTGAAGTAttagatggcttattccaacttctgtaaacctcattctacaaagaataatacctattcccaattagctatttcagaataatgcttgTGGAGATGCTCCacttccgctatttcaaaatggcccctccctaggcccattctaagttatttctaccagggctctaaatcgagataactCGTCTACATTAGCGGAGCCTGACTCGGACTCATTATgaagtttccctgcagtgtagacgtgctattttgaaatcactgttcaagaatagcttattccaaaataaatgtgccgtggagatgtagccagagagtcctgagagatgaaactcttgggctatgtctacactcgtggcttcttgcgcgagtaatatgcaaatgaggctaagcatggaatctagctgaccctcatttgcatacc
This genomic window from Pelodiscus sinensis isolate JC-2024 chromosome 31, ASM4963464v1, whole genome shotgun sequence contains:
- the LOC142821613 gene encoding uncharacterized protein LOC142821613; translated protein: MLNENSERSLQEEGPEQMAPCGVLVERSEGHVSQSPEQGETCDSQRSLQRQQGNHPGAGQDKSSHRSRRLKTNTKTVQKKIPHQHSPCSSSDCATLIKHERAHSEEKPFSCSDCGKSFSRRSHLVRHRRVHTGEKPFSCPDCGKSFRHRSNLVRHRRTHTGEKPFSCSDCGKSFSQCSHLVLHRRVHTREKPFSCSDCGKSFSQNSTLVIHRRVHTGEKPFSCSDCRKSFRHSSHLVKHRITHTGEKPFSCSDCGKSFSRWSQLISHRRAHTEEKPFSCSDCGERFSQTSALVIHRRAHTREKPFSCSDCGKSFSQNSTLVIHRRAHTGEKPFSCSDCGKSFSQSSTLVLHRRAHTGEKPFSCSDCGKSFSQSSTLVSHRRAHTGEKPFSCSDCGKSFSQRSNLVIHRRVHTGEKPFSCSDCGKSFSRQSYLVTHRRAHTGERPFSCSDCGKRFNDRSQLVIHRRVHTGEKPFGCSDCGKSFSRRSYLVIHRRAHTGEKPFSCSDCGKSFSQTSALVVHRRAHTGEKPFSCSDCGKSFSQTSTLVRHRKTHAEEAIHLFSL